The following are encoded together in the Pseudomonas maumuensis genome:
- a CDS encoding LPS-assembly protein LptD — translation MALKSPAFRRKFPLLVTGGLLALQPLATSYVVAAEQFDCQVSASGGWDCKPKTAANLPPRPVHPGAAAASSGAEAPGEVAATEAEKPMLVTEAKGRGLKSRSEDYSHLDWVPREKLTAAQLAETGPYCGGAYIEPTRPGMNDSTPKDESPTYINAKVSKYQQEQQIATLAGDVVMRQGSMQAEADEANLYQAENRGELKGNVKIRDNGSLVVGDEAQIQLDTGEARVDNAEYVMHKSHIRGNALYAKRAENAIIRLKDGTYTTCEPGSNAWQLKGNNITLNPATGFGTATNVTLRVKDFPVFYTPYIYFPIDDRRQSGFLPPSFSSTSDTGFMLVTPYYFNLAPNYDATLYPRYMAKRGLLMEGEFRYLTKSSEGQFGGGFLNDKDDDRERQTDYKKDRWMVNWQHKGGLDDRLMTEVDYTDISDPFYFQDLESDQIGVEKRDLVNQQGALTYRGDSYTARLNLHAYEMATISQITPYDKLPQVTFNGMLPFHPGGFDLSYESEAVRFDRDLKNDFVLDKDGNPDTSAGGIPGRRLDENVSGIARANGTRLNLAPAISLPMQASYGFITPKLKYVYTNYDLDLDSQGKAQAIAQSTNPAYGSYSSSLNRDIPIFSVDSGLYFDRNTQLFGTNYRQTLEPRLFYLYVPYKDQKDIPLFDTGENTFNYASLFRDNRFSGTDRIGDENKLSLGVTNRWIEDNGFQRQRFSIGQALYFKDRKAQLPGIDYRTRKDSQSDVSPYALEYEYAFNRDWRFNSDFNWDPDSRSTRSGSAMFHYQPEDNPNKVVNLGYRYRNDLITYDSATGLWKVGGGDYGTPGDPNYIKDYYKIQQHDFSVIWPIVPQWSVIARWQHDYNRNRTLEAMGGFEYDNCCWKLRLINRYWIDYDDFSQAVPQNEKGDHGIFLQIVLKGLGGVVGNKVESFLDQGIQGYRTREEQAY, via the coding sequence ATGGCATTGAAATCCCCCGCGTTTCGTAGAAAGTTTCCGTTGCTGGTGACTGGCGGTTTGCTGGCCCTGCAACCCCTGGCCACGTCGTACGTGGTGGCCGCCGAGCAGTTCGACTGCCAAGTGTCCGCTTCCGGTGGCTGGGACTGCAAGCCCAAGACCGCAGCCAACCTGCCTCCGCGCCCGGTACACCCGGGTGCCGCCGCTGCCAGCTCGGGTGCCGAGGCACCGGGCGAAGTCGCCGCGACCGAGGCCGAAAAGCCGATGCTGGTCACCGAGGCCAAGGGCCGCGGCCTGAAGTCGCGCAGCGAAGACTACAGCCATCTGGACTGGGTTCCGCGCGAGAAGCTCACCGCCGCGCAACTGGCCGAGACCGGACCGTACTGCGGCGGCGCCTACATCGAGCCGACCCGCCCGGGCATGAACGACTCCACGCCCAAGGACGAGTCGCCGACCTACATCAACGCCAAGGTCTCCAAGTACCAGCAGGAGCAGCAGATCGCCACCCTCGCCGGTGACGTGGTCATGCGCCAGGGCAGCATGCAGGCCGAGGCCGACGAGGCCAACCTGTACCAGGCCGAGAACCGCGGCGAGCTCAAGGGCAACGTCAAGATCCGCGACAATGGCTCGCTGGTGGTTGGCGACGAGGCGCAGATCCAGCTCGATACCGGCGAGGCCCGGGTCGACAACGCCGAATACGTGATGCACAAGTCGCACATCCGCGGCAACGCGCTGTACGCCAAACGTGCGGAAAACGCCATCATCCGCCTCAAGGACGGTACCTATACCACCTGTGAGCCGGGCAGCAACGCGTGGCAGCTCAAGGGCAACAACATCACCCTGAACCCGGCCACCGGCTTCGGTACCGCGACCAACGTGACGCTGCGGGTCAAGGATTTCCCGGTGTTCTACACACCGTACATCTACTTCCCGATCGACGACCGTCGCCAGTCCGGCTTCCTGCCACCGTCGTTCAGCTCCACCAGCGACACCGGCTTCATGCTGGTCACGCCGTACTACTTCAACCTGGCACCGAACTACGATGCCACGTTGTACCCGCGCTACATGGCCAAGCGCGGCCTGCTGATGGAAGGTGAGTTCCGTTATCTGACCAAGTCCAGCGAAGGGCAGTTCGGTGGTGGTTTCCTGAACGACAAGGACGACGACCGCGAACGGCAGACGGACTACAAGAAAGATCGCTGGATGGTCAACTGGCAGCACAAGGGTGGCCTGGACGATCGCCTGATGACCGAGGTGGACTACACCGATATCAGTGACCCGTTCTATTTCCAGGACCTGGAGTCTGACCAGATCGGAGTCGAGAAACGCGACCTCGTGAATCAGCAAGGTGCGCTCACCTATCGAGGCGATAGTTACACTGCGCGCTTGAACCTGCACGCCTACGAAATGGCAACCATCTCGCAGATCACACCCTACGACAAGCTACCGCAGGTCACCTTCAATGGCATGCTGCCGTTCCACCCGGGCGGCTTCGACCTGAGCTACGAATCCGAGGCTGTTCGCTTCGACCGTGATCTGAAAAACGATTTCGTACTGGACAAGGACGGCAACCCGGACACTTCCGCAGGCGGTATTCCTGGCCGTCGCCTGGACGAGAACGTTTCCGGTATCGCTCGCGCCAACGGTACCCGCCTCAATCTTGCCCCGGCGATTAGCCTGCCAATGCAAGCCAGCTATGGCTTCATCACGCCCAAGCTGAAGTATGTCTATACCAATTACGATCTGGATCTGGACAGTCAGGGCAAGGCCCAGGCGATAGCACAATCGACAAACCCGGCCTACGGCAGCTACAGCAGCTCGCTTAACCGCGACATCCCGATTTTCAGCGTTGACAGCGGCCTGTACTTCGACCGCAACACCCAGCTGTTCGGTACCAACTACCGCCAGACTCTCGAACCGCGCCTGTTCTACCTCTATGTTCCGTACAAGGATCAGAAGGATATCCCGCTGTTCGACACTGGCGAGAACACCTTCAACTATGCCTCGCTGTTCCGCGACAACCGTTTCAGCGGAACCGATCGCATCGGTGACGAGAACAAGTTGTCGCTGGGCGTGACCAACCGCTGGATCGAGGACAATGGCTTCCAACGTCAGCGTTTCAGCATCGGCCAGGCGCTCTACTTCAAGGATCGCAAGGCCCAGCTGCCAGGTATCGACTATCGCACCCGCAAGGACAGCCAGTCGGACGTCTCGCCATACGCGCTGGAGTACGAATACGCCTTCAACCGCGATTGGCGCTTCAACTCGGACTTCAACTGGGATCCGGACAGCCGCAGCACCCGCTCGGGCAGCGCGATGTTCCACTACCAGCCTGAAGACAACCCGAACAAGGTCGTCAACCTCGGCTACCGCTACCGCAACGACCTGATCACCTACGACTCGGCGACCGGTCTCTGGAAAGTCGGTGGTGGTGACTATGGCACTCCGGGCGATCCGAACTACATCAAGGATTACTACAAGATCCAGCAACACGACTTCTCGGTCATCTGGCCGATCGTGCCGCAGTGGAGCGTCATCGCTCGTTGGCAGCATGACTACAACCGTAATCGCACCCTGGAAGCGATGGGCGGCTTCGAGTACGACAACTGCTGCTGGAAGCTGCGCCTGATCAACCGCTACTGGATCGACTACGACGACTTCAGCCAGGCCGTCCCGCAAAACGAGAAAGGCGACCACGGTATCTTCCTGCAGATCGTGCTCAAAGGGCTCGGTGGTGTAGTCGGCAACAAGGTCGAATCGTTCCTGGACCAAGGCATTCAAGGTTACCGTACCCGTGAAGAGCAAGCTTATTGA
- a CDS encoding aminoglycoside phosphotransferase family protein: MPDHDVRLQQLTAWLAGQLENLFRANAWGDVPAGSLTAASSDASFRRYFRWEGAGHSFVIMDAPPPQENCRPFVDIDHLLAKAGVNVPVIHAQDLERGFLLLGDLGRQTYLDIIDQDNADALFADAIDALLALQRLPMDAPLPSYDIALLRREVELFPEWYVGRELGLSFSDAQQATWQRVSQLLIDSALAQPKVLVHRDYMPRNLMHSAPNPGVLDFQDAVYGPVTYDITCLFKDAFLSWPQARVEGWLRDYWHKAQAVGIPVQADFEAFQRASDLMGVQRHLKVIGIFARICHRDGKPRYLADVPRFFAYIDEVISRRPELSELGQLIAELQAGARS; this comes from the coding sequence ATGCCCGATCACGATGTACGCCTGCAACAACTGACCGCCTGGCTTGCCGGGCAGCTGGAGAACCTCTTCCGTGCCAATGCCTGGGGCGATGTGCCCGCCGGCAGCCTGACCGCCGCCAGCAGCGATGCGAGTTTCCGCCGCTACTTCCGCTGGGAGGGCGCCGGGCACAGCTTCGTGATCATGGATGCGCCGCCGCCACAGGAAAACTGCCGCCCGTTCGTCGACATCGATCATCTGCTGGCCAAGGCGGGTGTGAACGTGCCGGTCATCCATGCCCAGGATCTGGAGCGCGGTTTCCTGTTACTGGGGGACCTGGGTCGTCAGACCTACCTGGACATCATCGATCAGGACAACGCCGACGCCCTGTTCGCCGACGCCATCGATGCGCTGCTGGCGCTCCAGCGTTTGCCGATGGACGCGCCACTGCCCAGCTACGATATCGCCCTGCTGCGCCGTGAGGTCGAACTGTTCCCCGAGTGGTATGTGGGCCGCGAACTTGGCCTGAGCTTCAGCGACGCGCAGCAGGCCACCTGGCAGCGGGTCAGCCAGCTGCTGATCGACAGTGCCCTGGCCCAGCCCAAGGTGCTGGTACACCGCGACTACATGCCGCGCAACCTGATGCACAGTGCGCCAAATCCAGGCGTGCTGGATTTCCAGGATGCGGTCTATGGCCCGGTCACCTACGACATCACCTGCCTGTTCAAGGACGCCTTCCTCAGTTGGCCCCAGGCCCGCGTCGAAGGCTGGCTACGGGACTACTGGCACAAGGCGCAGGCCGTCGGGATTCCGGTACAGGCTGACTTCGAAGCCTTCCAGCGTGCCAGCGACCTGATGGGAGTGCAGCGCCACCTCAAGGTGATCGGCATCTTCGCGCGCATCTGCCACCGCGACGGCAAGCCACGCTACCTGGCCGACGTGCCGCGTTTCTTTGCCTATATAGATGAGGTGATCAGCCGCCGGCCTGAGCTGTCCGAGCTGGGCCAACTGATTGCCGAACTCCAGGCCGGGGCGCGTTCATGA
- the murU gene encoding N-acetylmuramate alpha-1-phosphate uridylyltransferase MurU, whose translation MKAMILAAGKGERMRPLTLHTPKPLVRAAGKPLIEYHLEALARAGIGEVVINHAWLGQQIEDHLGDGSRFGLAISYSPEGEPLETGGGILKALPLLGDAPFILVNGDVWTDYDFAGLNAPLHGLAHLVLVDNPGHHGRGDFRLADGQVSDGDDAPGTLTFSGISVLDPALFAGCQPGAFKLAPLLRSAMAEGRVSGEHYAGHWIDVGTLERLADVERLIGERA comes from the coding sequence ATGAAGGCGATGATCCTGGCGGCAGGCAAGGGTGAGCGCATGCGCCCGCTGACCCTGCACACGCCCAAGCCGCTGGTGCGAGCCGCCGGCAAGCCGTTGATCGAGTACCACCTCGAGGCGCTGGCCCGTGCCGGTATTGGCGAGGTGGTCATCAACCATGCGTGGCTCGGTCAGCAGATCGAGGATCACCTGGGCGATGGCAGCCGCTTTGGCCTGGCGATCAGCTATTCGCCGGAAGGCGAGCCGCTGGAGACCGGTGGCGGGATCCTCAAGGCGCTGCCGTTGCTGGGTGATGCGCCGTTCATCCTGGTCAATGGCGATGTCTGGACCGACTATGACTTCGCCGGCCTGAATGCGCCGTTGCACGGCCTGGCGCATCTGGTGCTGGTGGACAACCCCGGCCACCACGGCCGTGGCGACTTCCGCCTGGCGGACGGGCAGGTGAGCGATGGCGATGACGCCCCGGGAACGCTGACTTTCAGTGGTATCTCTGTGCTGGACCCGGCGCTGTTTGCAGGTTGCCAGCCCGGCGCATTCAAACTGGCCCCCCTGTTGCGCAGTGCCATGGCCGAAGGGCGGGTCAGCGGCGAGCACTATGCCGGACACTGGATCGATGTCGGCACCCTCGAGCGTCTGGCTGACGTCGAGCGTCTGATCGGGGAGCGTGCCTGA
- a CDS encoding TerB family tellurite resistance protein: protein MWWPSTVIGAGAGFAVASIPGALLGALLGQAMDRRLRLQGWEDVRERLGGRPALRDEELLFVLLGRLAKSDGRVVEGHIQQARQEMSRLDLAEPARMRAIAAFNRGKSGKERLGHYLRRIRVQPHGAEGTLRACWRMVWADGKAGRQERDLLLGWGQQLGLSRNQVQALSLEYEPRRSSIEGGVMTYAAALRLLGVEPDTEADKVKQAYRRLLSRHHPDKLVGSGASEAKVREATELTRELHQAYAMIRKRRGL, encoded by the coding sequence ATGTGGTGGCCGAGCACAGTGATTGGTGCCGGTGCCGGTTTCGCCGTGGCCAGCATCCCCGGTGCGTTGCTGGGGGCGCTGCTGGGCCAGGCCATGGATCGGCGCCTGCGGCTGCAGGGTTGGGAAGACGTGCGCGAGCGCCTGGGCGGGCGCCCGGCACTGCGTGACGAAGAGTTGCTGTTCGTGTTGCTTGGCCGCTTGGCCAAGAGTGATGGCCGGGTTGTCGAGGGTCACATCCAGCAGGCGCGACAAGAGATGTCCCGTCTGGACCTGGCGGAACCTGCTCGGATGCGAGCGATTGCCGCGTTCAACCGCGGGAAGTCGGGCAAGGAGCGCCTTGGGCACTACCTGCGCCGTATCAGGGTGCAGCCCCACGGCGCCGAAGGCACCTTGCGCGCCTGTTGGCGCATGGTCTGGGCCGACGGCAAGGCCGGGCGGCAGGAACGCGACCTGTTGCTGGGCTGGGGCCAGCAGCTGGGGCTCAGTCGCAACCAGGTGCAGGCCTTGTCGCTGGAGTATGAGCCGCGCCGGTCGTCGATCGAGGGCGGTGTCATGACCTATGCGGCGGCGCTGAGATTGCTGGGGGTGGAGCCGGACACCGAGGCCGACAAGGTCAAACAGGCCTATCGGCGCCTGCTCAGCCGGCATCATCCAGACAAACTGGTGGGAAGTGGCGCCAGCGAAGCGAAGGTGCGCGAGGCAACCGAGCTAACCCGCGAGCTGCATCAGGCTTATGCCATGATCCGCAAGCGCAGGGGCTTGTAA
- a CDS encoding alpha/beta hydrolase family protein, translated as MFTLYRTTLAMFCLASALPFAAQADDTEKPQAPAEAAAPTPAPRPPLLERSQDDALALERQVPKAEQQTLQANGENFLALWKPANDSDPQGAVIIVPGAGESADWPTTVGPLRRGFPDAGWSTLSLSMPDLLAERPQARVAAKPAVEPKKEGGESAPAKDTPADANANVAQATAPETDAAENTDAVEADEHTSEEDAERIFARLDAAVAYAQQQKARSIVLLGSGSGAYWAARYLSEKQPPQVQKLVMVAAQTPARVEHDLLSLTPTLKVPTADLYYATRTADRLAAQQRLQASKRQKSSLYRQLSLMAVPGNKAAEQEQLLRRVRGWLTPKAE; from the coding sequence ATGTTCACACTTTATCGCACGACGCTGGCAATGTTCTGCCTGGCTTCGGCCCTGCCGTTCGCGGCCCAAGCCGACGACACCGAGAAACCCCAAGCGCCCGCCGAGGCGGCCGCTCCCACTCCCGCCCCGCGCCCACCGCTACTCGAGCGCAGCCAGGACGATGCCCTGGCCCTCGAGCGCCAGGTACCCAAGGCCGAACAGCAGACTTTGCAAGCCAATGGTGAAAACTTCCTGGCGCTGTGGAAGCCGGCCAACGACAGCGATCCGCAAGGTGCTGTGATCATTGTCCCTGGCGCGGGCGAAAGCGCCGACTGGCCCACCACCGTTGGCCCGCTGCGCCGTGGCTTCCCCGATGCAGGCTGGAGCACCTTGAGCCTGAGCATGCCCGACCTGCTGGCCGAGCGCCCACAGGCGCGGGTCGCGGCCAAGCCAGCAGTCGAACCGAAAAAAGAGGGCGGCGAGTCGGCTCCGGCCAAGGACACGCCTGCCGATGCCAACGCCAACGTTGCCCAGGCGACCGCACCGGAAACAGATGCCGCCGAGAACACCGACGCGGTCGAAGCCGACGAGCACACCAGCGAGGAGGATGCCGAGCGTATCTTCGCCCGCCTCGACGCCGCCGTGGCCTATGCCCAGCAGCAGAAGGCGCGCAGCATCGTGTTGCTGGGCAGCGGCAGTGGCGCGTACTGGGCCGCGCGTTATCTCAGCGAAAAGCAACCGCCCCAGGTGCAGAAACTGGTGATGGTCGCCGCGCAGACACCGGCGCGGGTCGAGCATGACCTGCTGAGTCTGACACCGACCCTGAAGGTGCCGACCGCCGACCTCTACTACGCCACCCGCACAGCCGATCGGCTCGCGGCCCAGCAGCGCCTGCAGGCCAGCAAGCGGCAGAAGAGCAGCCTGTACCGACAGCTTTCGCTGATGGCCGTGCCTGGCAACAAGGCAGCGGAGCAGGAACAACTGTTGCGTCGGGTGCGCGGCTGGCTGACGCCAAAGGCAGAGTAA
- a CDS encoding PAS domain-containing sensor histidine kinase, whose translation MKRVRCLWVIGWLCLPLIALAKPQAPPAVVLDPAQQQWLDEHRGLRVGLVLQAPYAQFDRRLQQFYGANVELVGALSQALGLDLTWRGFADQAALEHALQAGEIDFAPGLTQTPASLRLWLFSDPYMRVPQLVVGMRSGAVAVELEKLTTSERLAVRMPSALADYLRGNYGNLNVQGVPNEREALQLVLGGQASFAVLDEAQLSRLSREGEFADLAVVGDIGLPQLLRVGSRRDWPVLADILERALQALPAKTLEQMHQRWLQPKYPRFSESAGFWQNLALLFGLLLLCALATLTWQRRQQRGLERGLLAARESLVERQVREEALRLSQFSIDQSTVGILWVNWDSHVRYANHAAERMLGFAEGALLELPLVVIEPNLKMDRWLELWKRARTGDGGEQQFESQCRRADGSLFPVELSLSFLRFRDAEYLVVFLADVTERRRDLAALRESEARLKGIAGNVPGLVFRLERDPAEGDPEFPYISEGSEALVGYTPAAIQHPQMGLRNLVHPEDRADYHRVQDLALASDQDWSWQGRILTRQGEQRWADIKATTRRLADGRMVWDGVVWDITQGKQAELALAGSQEQLRELSAHLESVREEEKARIAREVHDELGQMLTVLKLEVSMCELAFAELDPALNERLASMKRLIAQLFQLVRDVATALRPPILDAGIASAIEWQARRFEARTQIPCLVQVPDNLPPLSDAKAIGLFRILQEALTNVMRHAQAHTVQIELVHEAGQLRMTVIDDGVGFAMEAARPTSFGLVGVRERVLMHGGSMSLDSEPGEGTSLSVAIPLKQEKQS comes from the coding sequence ATGAAGCGAGTGCGTTGCCTGTGGGTTATCGGCTGGTTGTGCCTACCCTTGATCGCTCTGGCCAAGCCCCAAGCGCCGCCCGCCGTGGTGCTGGATCCAGCCCAGCAGCAATGGCTGGACGAACACCGCGGCTTGCGCGTCGGCCTGGTACTGCAGGCGCCCTATGCCCAGTTCGACCGCCGCCTGCAGCAATTCTACGGGGCGAACGTCGAGCTGGTCGGCGCCTTGTCCCAGGCGTTGGGCCTGGATCTGACCTGGCGCGGCTTTGCCGACCAGGCCGCCCTTGAACATGCCTTGCAGGCGGGCGAGATCGATTTCGCCCCAGGCCTTACGCAAACACCTGCCAGCCTGCGGCTGTGGTTGTTCAGTGACCCTTACATGCGCGTACCGCAATTGGTGGTGGGTATGCGCAGCGGTGCGGTGGCAGTTGAGCTGGAGAAGCTGACCACCAGCGAGCGCCTGGCCGTGCGCATGCCCAGTGCCTTGGCGGATTACCTGCGTGGCAATTACGGCAACCTCAACGTGCAGGGTGTGCCCAACGAGCGGGAGGCCCTGCAACTGGTGCTGGGTGGGCAGGCCAGCTTCGCCGTGCTGGACGAGGCGCAGCTCAGCCGGCTGTCCCGCGAGGGCGAGTTCGCCGACCTGGCGGTGGTGGGCGACATCGGTTTGCCACAGTTGCTGCGGGTCGGTTCGCGGCGCGATTGGCCGGTGCTGGCCGATATTCTCGAGCGTGCCTTGCAGGCCCTGCCGGCCAAGACCCTGGAGCAGATGCACCAGCGCTGGTTGCAGCCCAAGTATCCACGGTTCTCCGAGTCCGCCGGATTCTGGCAGAACCTGGCCTTACTGTTCGGCCTGCTGCTGCTGTGTGCCCTGGCGACCCTGACCTGGCAGCGCCGTCAGCAGCGTGGCTTGGAGCGGGGGTTGCTGGCGGCCCGCGAGAGTCTGGTCGAGCGCCAGGTGCGTGAGGAGGCTTTGCGCCTGAGTCAGTTTTCTATCGACCAGAGCACGGTGGGCATCCTCTGGGTCAACTGGGACAGCCATGTGCGCTACGCCAATCATGCCGCCGAGCGCATGCTGGGCTTTGCCGAGGGAGCGCTGTTGGAGCTGCCGCTGGTCGTTATCGAACCGAACCTGAAGATGGACCGCTGGCTGGAACTGTGGAAGCGTGCCCGTACCGGAGATGGCGGCGAGCAGCAGTTCGAAAGCCAGTGTCGGCGCGCCGACGGCAGCCTGTTCCCGGTCGAGTTGTCGCTGTCGTTCCTGCGTTTTCGCGATGCCGAGTACCTGGTGGTGTTTCTCGCCGATGTCACCGAGCGCAGGCGCGACCTGGCCGCGCTGCGCGAAAGCGAGGCGCGACTCAAGGGGATCGCTGGCAACGTGCCGGGGCTGGTGTTTCGCCTGGAGCGCGATCCGGCCGAAGGCGACCCGGAGTTTCCCTACATCAGCGAAGGCAGCGAGGCGCTGGTCGGCTACACCCCGGCGGCGATCCAGCACCCGCAGATGGGGCTGCGCAACCTGGTCCACCCGGAGGATCGCGCCGACTACCATCGGGTCCAGGACCTGGCCTTGGCCAGCGATCAGGACTGGTCCTGGCAGGGGCGTATCCTCACCCGCCAGGGCGAGCAGCGCTGGGCCGACATCAAGGCGACCACTCGCCGCCTGGCCGATGGGCGCATGGTGTGGGACGGCGTGGTCTGGGACATCACCCAAGGCAAGCAGGCCGAGCTGGCGCTGGCCGGGTCCCAGGAGCAATTGCGCGAGTTGTCGGCGCACCTGGAAAGCGTGCGCGAAGAGGAGAAGGCGCGGATTGCCCGCGAAGTCCACGACGAATTGGGGCAGATGCTCACGGTGCTCAAGCTTGAGGTGTCGATGTGCGAGCTGGCGTTCGCCGAGCTGGATCCCGCCCTCAACGAGCGCCTGGCGAGCATGAAGCGTCTGATCGCCCAGTTGTTCCAGCTGGTTCGCGACGTGGCAACAGCCCTGCGCCCGCCGATCCTCGACGCCGGCATCGCCTCGGCCATCGAGTGGCAGGCGCGGCGTTTCGAGGCGCGCACACAGATCCCCTGCCTGGTGCAGGTACCGGACAATCTGCCACCCTTGAGCGATGCCAAGGCCATCGGCCTGTTCCGTATCTTGCAGGAGGCGCTGACCAACGTCATGCGCCATGCCCAGGCGCACACGGTGCAGATCGAACTGGTTCACGAGGCCGGGCAGTTGCGCATGACCGTGATCGACGACGGCGTGGGGTTTGCCATGGAGGCGGCACGGCCGACTTCGTTCGGCCTGGTGGGTGTGCGTGAGCGGGTGCTGATGCACGGTGGCAGTATGAGCCTGGACAGCGAGCCGGGCGAGGGCACCAGCCTGAGCGTGGCGATTCCTTTGAAGCAGGAGAAACAATCGTGA
- a CDS encoding response regulator: MVIRVLVAEDHTIVREGIKQLIGLAKDMQVAGEAGNGEQLLEALRHTPCEVVLLDISMPGVNGLEAIPRIRALNNPPAILMLSMHDEAQMAARALKAGAAGYATKDSDPALLLTAIRRVAGGGRYIDPALADRMVFEVGLTETRPLHTLLSEREFSVFERLAQGANVNDIALQLALSSKTISTHKARLMQKLKVNSLAELVKYAMEHKLV, from the coding sequence ATCGTGATTCGAGTGCTGGTGGCGGAAGACCACACCATCGTCCGGGAAGGCATCAAGCAATTGATCGGCCTGGCCAAGGATATGCAGGTGGCGGGCGAAGCGGGCAATGGCGAGCAGTTGCTGGAGGCCCTGCGCCACACGCCGTGCGAGGTGGTGCTGCTGGATATCTCCATGCCTGGGGTGAATGGCCTGGAGGCGATCCCGCGGATCCGCGCGCTGAACAACCCGCCGGCGATCCTGATGCTGTCGATGCATGACGAGGCGCAGATGGCTGCGCGGGCGCTCAAGGCCGGTGCGGCGGGCTATGCGACCAAGGACAGCGACCCGGCGCTGTTGCTCACGGCCATCCGCCGGGTGGCGGGGGGAGGGCGCTACATCGACCCGGCCCTGGCCGACCGCATGGTGTTCGAAGTGGGCCTGACCGAAACCCGGCCGCTGCACACGCTGCTGTCGGAGCGCGAATTCTCGGTGTTCGAGCGCCTGGCCCAGGGTGCCAACGTCAACGACATCGCCCTTCAGCTGGCGCTGTCGAGCAAGACCATCAGCACTCATAAGGCGCGACTGATGCAGAAGCTCAAGGTCAACTCGCTGGCGGAGCTGGTGAAGTACGCCATGGAGCACAAGCTGGTGTGA
- a CDS encoding ABC transporter ATP-binding protein, producing the protein MSEANSNETLVSFRGVQKSYDGESLIVKDLNLDIRKGEFLTLLGPSGSGKTTSLMMLAGFETPTAGEIQLAGRSINNVPPHKRDIGMVFQNYALFPHMTVAENLAFPLTVRNLSKTDVSERVKRVLGMVQLDAFAKRYPGQLSGGQQQRVALARALVFEPQLVLMDEPLGALDKQLREHMQMEIKHIHQRLGVTVVYVTHDQGEALTMSDRVAVFHQGEIQQIADPRTLYEEPCNTFVANFIGENNRINGTLLASDGNRCQVQLARGERVDALAVNVGQAGDPVTLSIRPERVRLNGHSENCVNRFSGRVAEFIYLGDHVRVRLEVCGKADFFVKQPIAELDPALAVGDVVPLGWEVEHARALDPIADAH; encoded by the coding sequence ATGAGCGAGGCGAATTCGAACGAGACGCTGGTCAGCTTCCGAGGTGTGCAGAAGAGCTACGACGGCGAATCGCTGATCGTCAAGGACCTCAACCTGGACATCCGCAAGGGCGAGTTCCTGACCCTGCTCGGCCCTTCCGGTTCGGGCAAGACCACCAGCCTGATGATGCTGGCCGGCTTCGAGACCCCCACCGCCGGCGAGATCCAGCTGGCCGGGCGCTCGATCAACAATGTGCCGCCGCACAAGCGCGACATCGGCATGGTGTTCCAGAACTACGCACTATTCCCGCATATGACCGTGGCCGAGAACCTGGCCTTCCCGCTGACCGTGCGCAACCTCAGCAAGACCGACGTCAGCGAACGGGTCAAGCGCGTGCTCGGCATGGTCCAGCTCGATGCCTTCGCCAAGCGTTATCCCGGCCAGCTTTCCGGTGGCCAGCAGCAACGGGTGGCACTGGCCCGCGCCCTGGTGTTCGAGCCACAGCTGGTGCTGATGGACGAACCGCTCGGCGCCCTCGACAAGCAACTGCGCGAACATATGCAGATGGAGATCAAGCATATCCACCAGCGCCTGGGCGTGACCGTGGTCTACGTGACCCACGACCAGGGCGAGGCGCTGACCATGTCCGACCGGGTGGCGGTGTTCCACCAGGGCGAGATCCAGCAGATCGCCGACCCGCGCACCCTTTACGAAGAACCTTGCAATACCTTCGTCGCCAACTTCATCGGTGAGAACAACCGTATCAACGGCACCCTGCTGGCCAGTGACGGTAATCGTTGCCAGGTGCAACTGGCCCGTGGCGAGCGGGTCGATGCGCTGGCGGTCAACGTCGGCCAGGCCGGTGACCCGGTGACCCTGTCGATCCGCCCCGAGCGGGTACGCCTGAACGGCCACAGCGAGAACTGCGTCAACCGCTTCTCCGGTCGTGTCGCCGAGTTCATCTACCTCGGCGATCACGTGCGGGTGCGCCTGGAGGTCTGTGGCAAGGCCGATTTCTTCGTCAAGCAGCCAATCGCCGAGCTCGACCCGGCCCTGGCTGTGGGCGACGTGGTACCGCTGGGCTGGGAGGTGGAGCACGCCCGCGCGCTCGATCCGATTGCCGACGCCCATTGA